Below is a genomic region from Persicimonas caeni.
TCGACGAGGGTGGCGACGGCTTCGTCGGCCATCGCGCGGGGATCGTCGCCGGTGAGGGTCTCGTGCAGCACGCGCTGGCCATCTTTGCTTCCGACCCAGGCGTCGAGGCGCCAGCCGCCGTCGTCGGTGCGCCGGCAGTGGGCGCCCAACGGGACCGAGCAGCCGCCCTCGAGGCGGTTCATCACCACGCGCTCGGCGGTGACGGCGGCGACCGTCTCTTCGTGCAAGATGGGGGCGAGCAATGCTTCGACGTCCTCGCGCCCCTCACGAATCTCGATGCCGATAGCACCCTGGCCGACGGCCGGTACGTACTGGTCGGCGGGCAGCTCGCAGGTGATCGTGTCGTGCATTTCGAGGCGCTCGAGCGCAGCGGTCGCCATGACGATGGCGTCGAAGCCGTGCTTGTCGAGCTTCTCGAGGCGAGTGCCGATATTGCCGCGCAGGTCGCGGAACTCGAACGTGGGGTGGCGAGCCAAGAGCTCGGCGCGACGTCGGATGCTGCCGGTGGCGATGATCGCGTCCTCGGGCAACTCGTCGATGCAGCTCCACTTGGTCGAGATCAGGCTGTCGGTGGCGGTGGCGCGC
It encodes:
- the hemC gene encoding hydroxymethylbilane synthase, with the protein product MTAPSKAQSKTIKIGSRKSRLALWQTRHVAALMEEAHDDLDVEIVTMDTLGDKILDKSLPEIGGKGIFTAELEQALMSDAIDLAVHSLKDLPTDLPEGLKYAGSPERATATDSLISTKWSCIDELPEDAIIATGSIRRRAELLARHPTFEFRDLRGNIGTRLEKLDKHGFDAIVMATAALERLEMHDTITCELPADQYVPAVGQGAIGIEIREGREDVEALLAPILHEETVAAVTAERVVMNRLEGGCSVPLGAHCRRTDDGGWRLDAWVGSKDGQRVLHETLTGDDPRAMADEAVATLVDKGARSILGHE